Below is a genomic region from Elusimicrobiota bacterium.
TGGACAAAGTATCGGCTGAAGGGAATCAAAAGAAGTGGGACGGGAAAAACACTGACGGAGCGCGGGTGGCTACAGGGGTGTATTACTATGTGGTCTCAAGCCCGCAATGCAAAAAAGCTACGGGCCGGCTGGCGGTGGTGCGATGAAAATAATAATGGCGGCTCCAGGCATTGTTCTGGCGGGCCTGATAGGGGCGCAGCCGGCGCTGGCCGCGGGCGCGGGAACTACCGCGGCCGAGTTCCTCCGTTTCGGAGTGGGCCAGCCCGCGATCATGTCGGACGCGTCCGGAGCTTGCCAGCGGGGCGCAACGGCCTTATACTGGAACCCGGCCGGCCTCGCGGACTCCCAGTGCATGGACGCGTACGCGGCGCATTACGGCTTGCCGGGAACGGTCAGTTACGATTTTGCGGGGCTTGTGCTGCCCATCCGCCGCGGCGTGTTTGAGGGCGGTCTTGGCCTGTCTCTCCAGATGCTGAGTCAGGGCGATCTGATGCGGGTGGATAATACGGGGACCCGGACCGGCGATTTTTCGGCCGGAGATTTTGCGGCCGGCGCGGCCTGGGGAGGCATGTTTGGTCCGTTCCGCGGCGGCCTGGGTTTTAAATTTATCCGGCAGAACATTGACGACAGCGCGGGTTCGGCTGTGGCTTTGGACGCGGGGGTACAGCGCGATATGGGGAAATGGTCTGTTGGCGCCGCGGTTACGAACCTCGGTTCCTCTCTCAAGGTCGGTTCAACGGCGTTTAAGCTGCCTGCCACGCTGCGCGCGGGCGCCACTTATGAGGTTGTGAAGCGGTTAACGCTGGCTTCCGACATGAGCGTTTCAAACGGGCAGGGGACGCGGTTGCACGGAGGGGCTTTGTTCAAGCTCGCGGGACCGATCTCTATCGGGGCGGGGTACACGACAGGGCAGGGAGAGGACGGGCCTTCCGGGCTGGCGGCCGGGATGCGGCTCAGCTGGAACAATTTTATCTTTGACGCCTCTTACCGGCCATTCGGAGAAATAGGCAACGCGATGCAGATCGGGGTGGGAGCGCGGTTTGGTTGCCCTAAGGCCGCTCCTCCCGCTCCTCCCGCTCCCCCCGCGGCCTCCGTACTCCCCGTGCCCGTCGATTCGGACGGGGATGGCGTGCGGGACTCTTTGGATAAATGCCCCGGCACTTCCGCCGGGACGATAGTTGACGCGGCCGGCTGCCCCCTGGACAGCGATGCCGACGGCGTACCGGATTACTTAGACAAGTGTCCCGGCACACCGGCGGCGGTAGCCGTGGATACGGTCGGTTGTCCTTCGGCGCCGGTTGCAGCAGTTGTTCCCGAAGCCTTGAACCCCGCCTGCCCATGGGAGCAGGCGGACAAGTCGTGCCAGTTGGATATAGAATTTGATTACGACAAGGCCGAGCTCAAAGGCGATTTCGCCGAACAGTTAAAAAAGATAGCGGTGTATATGTCGGCCAATCCCGGGGCGCGGCTTGACCTGCGGGGTTATACCGATGACCACGGCGAGGATGAATATAATATCAATCTTTCCAAAGACCGGGCAGAGGCGGTTCAAAAGTACCTTGTCCAGGCGGGGGCTCTGGACGCCGGCCGCCTATTAGTCAAGGGAATGGGCAAGTCGCAGCCCATCGCATCCAACGAGACCGAAGAAGGCCGCAAGAAAAACCGGCGCGTGACCGCGGTCCTCGCCGGCGAGCCGGAACCCGCGGCGCAGCCTGTCGCCGCGCCGCCCGCGGAGCAGCCTGTCGTAGCGCCGCCCGCGGTTGAACCGGCTCCGCCCGCCGCCGAACCTAAAACTGCTGTTGAGCCGAAACCCGCTGCTGAACTTAAAGTTACCAATATAAAAATTGCTCAAAGCATAAGCGGGGGCTATCCGCAGGGAACGGCGGATAAGTTCGATCCGAATGTCGGCCGGCTATACTGCTGGACCGCGGTGAAAGTTTCGCCCGCGCCGGGGACTATAAAACACGTCTGGTACAACCCGGAAAGAAGAAAAGCCCTGACGGTTAAACTGCCGGTGCAGCCGGTGGAGGAAAATGCGTCCTGGCGTACGTGGAGCACGACCAAAGTATACCCGGGCAAATGGAAAGTTGAAGTAACCGACGAGAACGGAAATGTGCTGGATACTATAACGTTCATGGTCGGGGAGCCGTAATTTTAACCCGTTGGAGAAAACCGCCGGCTCCGGCCGGCGGTTATTGTTTTGTATAATGAAACATAGGGAACTCTCCGTCGTAAACTTCTTTTTCAATTAAAATAATTTTATCATAACGAAGGGGTCCCTCAAATTTTAATGAAGACCTATTCTTTCGGACCGGCTTTTCCAGCAAAGCCCGCGCGCCCGCTCGCGCGGGCTTTCTTTTTAGCCCGCAAGTTGCAGTTGACTGCAACTTGCGCCCCAAAGGGTAGGGGAAACCACAATGTGGTTGCCACCTGTGGCTCAATTCCCCCGGAAGGGGTGCCTCCGCCCTTTTCCGATGGCAAGCAAGGCGAATGTGCACTCGGTACGGAGCGCGCAAAAAAATGCGCTCAAAACCTACCTGCGAGCGTAAAAGGGCGGGGCAACCCAGCCCTTTTGCCCAATAAGTTGTTGAATCATAGGGCAAAAGAGCTGCCCTTCGGGCGAATCCTGATTGCAGGATTCGGGTTGTCCGTGTTTGCCGCCATCCCTCTTGTCGCGCCCTCAGGACTTTCCGCCCAGGAGCCGCAGATCTCCACGGCGCCTCTGAATCCGGCGTTTGAAGCTTATTTCGCCGTTCCCGCTAAAACCAAAGCTGTGTCCGCCCCGGCGCCGGGCAGGGCGCTTGGAGGCTTGCCCTCGCCTTTCGATTTCTCCCACATGAAAGGGGCTCACCCGCGGGCCCTTTCTTCAGGTATTGAAAGCGCCGGCTCCGGCTACGCCGCCTCTTATGACCTGCGCGCCCTTGGAAAGGTCTCGTCCGTTAAAGACCAGGGGAACTGCGGTTCCTGCTGGGCTTTTGCCGCTATGGGCTCGCTGGAATCACGCCTGCTTACCGGTGAATTCTGGGACTTCTCCGAGAACAACCTGAAGGATAGCGCCGGTTTTAACTGGGGTCCCTGCGATGGGGGGAACCGCGACCTGGCCACGGCGTATCTGTCGCGCTGGAGCGGCCCGTGGACGGAGGCGGCCGACCCCTACGACGATAATGACTTGAGCAGAAAAACTCCGGCCTACCCGTCGGCGAACGCGCAGAAACACGTTCAGGAGATACTGTTCCTCCCGGACAGGGGCGGCGCCGCCGATAACGACAATATCAAGTGGGCTCTTACCAATTATGGCGCGGTACAGACTTCAATATACTGGGACGATGCTTATTACAATGCCTCCTACAATTCATACTATTTCAACGGCATTTCCGGCACAAACCATGCCGTCGCCATAGTCGGCTGGGATGATAATTTCGACAGGAACAGGTTTAACACGGCGCCGGCCGGCAACGGCGCGTTTATTATAAAGAATTCCTGGGGCCTCAGCTGGGGTGACAACGGCTATTTTTACATTTCGTATTACGACACGAATATAATAGACAACACTGTTTATGCCGACCCCGAAGCCGCCGGCGCCTATTACAGGGTTTACCAGTACGATCCGCTTGGCCAGACTTCAGCTATCGGATATGGGTCAAGCACGGGCTGGTTCGCCAATGTCTTTACGGCCGCCGAGGACTATACGCAGGTGGACGCGGTCAGTTTCTATACCCTGGCGGTAAACTCCAGCTACGAAATATATGTTTACCGGGACATGCCCGCCGCCGGCAACCCGCGTTCCGGCACGCTGGCGGACAGCCAGTCCGGTTCCTTCGCCTACGCCGGCTACCATAGCGTCCCGCTTGCCGCCAAGGTGCCGCTCGCCAACGGGCAGAAATTTACGGTAGTCATAAAGATGACGACCCCCGGCTATAACTATCCGATACCGATCGAGAAGCCCATAACGGGCTATTCAAGCGCCGCCGCCGCCGGCGCCGGCCAAAGCTATCGCAGTTCCGCCGGCTCCACCTGGAGCGATATTACAGCAAAATACCCGAACACCAACGCCAATGTGAAGGCTTTCACTTCCGTCATTGAGGACGCGACGCCGCCGGCCGCTATAACAACGGTGCGCGACGGTCTTTCCGCGGATATAACCTATGCGAACTCGCTCTCCCAGCTGTCGGCCAACTGGACCGCGTCCAGCGACGCTGAAAGCGGCATACGCC
It encodes:
- a CDS encoding PorV/PorQ family protein — encoded protein: MKIIMAAPGIVLAGLIGAQPALAAGAGTTAAEFLRFGVGQPAIMSDASGACQRGATALYWNPAGLADSQCMDAYAAHYGLPGTVSYDFAGLVLPIRRGVFEGGLGLSLQMLSQGDLMRVDNTGTRTGDFSAGDFAAGAAWGGMFGPFRGGLGFKFIRQNIDDSAGSAVALDAGVQRDMGKWSVGAAVTNLGSSLKVGSTAFKLPATLRAGATYEVVKRLTLASDMSVSNGQGTRLHGGALFKLAGPISIGAGYTTGQGEDGPSGLAAGMRLSWNNFIFDASYRPFGEIGNAMQIGVGARFGCPKAAPPAPPAPPAASVLPVPVDSDGDGVRDSLDKCPGTSAGTIVDAAGCPLDSDADGVPDYLDKCPGTPAAVAVDTVGCPSAPVAAVVPEALNPACPWEQADKSCQLDIEFDYDKAELKGDFAEQLKKIAVYMSANPGARLDLRGYTDDHGEDEYNINLSKDRAEAVQKYLVQAGALDAGRLLVKGMGKSQPIASNETEEGRKKNRRVTAVLAGEPEPAAQPVAAPPAEQPVVAPPAVEPAPPAAEPKTAVEPKPAAELKVTNIKIAQSISGGYPQGTADKFDPNVGRLYCWTAVKVSPAPGTIKHVWYNPERRKALTVKLPVQPVEENASWRTWSTTKVYPGKWKVEVTDENGNVLDTITFMVGEP